TTGCGGGCGGCCTCCCGGGCGGCTGCGGCCTGAATGGCTTTAGTGAGAATGGCTTTGGCTGCAGACGGGTTCTCCTCAAGGTAAATCGAGAGTTTCTCGTTCACAACACTCTGAACAAAGCCGTCCACTTCCGGGTTAGAGAGCCGTACCTTTGTCTGGGCCTCAAAATGGGGGTCTCGCAGCTTAACGCTGATTACAGCGGTCAGACCCTCCCGCAAATCTTCGCCGGTCGGAGTAATATTCTTAATCATATTGGCGCTGCGGGCATAGGCATTCATGGTCCTTGTCAGCGCCGTTCGAAATCCGGACAGATGAGTGCCCCCGTCGATATTCCGTATGTTGTTGGCAAAGGCCAAAACATTCTCGACATAACTGTCGTTGTACTGGAAGGCGATTTCACACTCCATTCCGGTTTCAAGGTCTGTTTTGGAAAAATAGATTGTGTCGCAGATGGGCGTCTTCCCTTCGTCCAGATACTTTACAAAGGCGCGGATGCCGTCCGTGTAATGGAAAACCTCCTTTTTATTGAAACGGTCATCTTGAAAAGTAATGTGCACACCGGCATTCAGATAGGCCAGCTCACGAACCCGCTTCAGCAGCGTTTCATGTTTGAATTCCGTATCGGGAAAAATCTCGGAATCCGGCATAAAGGTAATCCGCGTTCCTCTTTTGCTGGCCGGACCTACTTCACGAACCGGTCCTTTCGGGACCCCTCGAACGCACTCAAATTGATAGTGCTTGCCGTTGCGCCAGACGTCTGCCTGAAGCCATTCGCTGAGGGCATTGACAACGCTCACGCCGACCCCGTGCAGGCCTCCCGAAACCCGATAGGCCTTGTTATCAAATTTCCCGCCGGCGTGAAGGGTGGTCAGCACCACCTGGAGTGCACTGACGCCCGCTTCCGGATGGATTTCCGTAGGAATACCGCCGCCGTTGTCTTCCACGGAGCAGCTGCCGTCCATGTGGATATGCACAATAATCTGGTCACAGCGTCCGGCAAGGGCCTCATCAATTGCATTGTCAAGAACCTCATAGACAAGGTGATGGAGTCCGCTTTCCTGGCGGTTTCCGATGTACATATCCGGGCGCTTCCGGACGGCCGCAAGTCCCTCTAAAATTTTAATACTGCTGGCATCGTATGTATTGGTGCTCATAGTAATCTGGTTTCTTCTGCTGGCAGAGAAAGAGGAAGCAGGCGAATTTTTTGAATCTTTGCGGAGGGACAAAGCTGACGAAAACGGCGGACCATTTCATCCGACATTGTTTTCAGCTGAAAAAAACAGGGGCCGGAAGCCGCTTCTATAGAAAGGACTCCGTTCCGGAGGCCATCCAGGCGGCAGTACGGACGCAGACTTTCCGGGACAATTTTGTCCCACACATCAAGCAGCTGTCCGTTTTGTTCCAGCTCAGCGGAGCGCTGCTTCAAAAATCGCCCGACAAGATTGGCCAGCGGCTCCGGTCTGTTTTCTCTTGGAAAATCAGGTGAAGCCGTAAGGCCCTGTCTTTTATATTGATAGAGTTCTGCGGGATGTTTCATAAATTGACCGGCATAACGATATAGAGGAAATTGCTGCCGCTTTTTATCAACCCTGGCCGATCCGGCTCTCCCAGATGAAGCTCGAAGGTATCAGCGGAAAGGACGCGGATAGCATCCAGAAGAAACTGCGGATTAAAGCCGATTTCGATAGAGGGTCCGTCATACTCGACCGCCATTTCAATTTGGGCATCACCTGTTTCAGGAGCCCGGCTCGAGAAGAGCATTTTCCCTTTTTGAAGGGAAATCTTTATCCCTTTGCTGTCCTCGCTCGAGAGCAAGGCCGCTCTTTTGACGGCGCTGAGGGCGGACGCTGTATTGAGAACGACTTTCTTCTCATAGTCTTTGGGAATGATGTCTTCGTATTTGGGGAAATTGCCTTCTACCAGTGTTGAGCTGAGCGTCACGCTTGCGCACGAAGCAGAAATCCTGTTGTCGCCGAACGAAACAGCCACGACGGATTCTGCGTCGGAAGGCAAGCGCTCCAGGAGAGCCATCGTTTTAGACGGGACAATAATTTTACCATCGGGCGATTTTGCCGCTTTCTGCAGGGCAATAACGCTGCGGGCCAGGCGCCGTCCGTCTGTCGCCACTAAATTAAGCTTCTTCCCGGCGATTTCCCATAAGACGCCGTTCAGAGCATAACGAGTGCTTTCCTTTGCCGCCGCAAAAAGAGTCTGCTGAATCGACTCCTTTAGAAGGGCCAAGGGCACCTCCAGGTCTGCCTTGCCCGGAAACTCCGGCACCGAAGGATACTGGCGGCTGTCATGTCCGTAGATAGTATATTTGCTGTCACTGGCCGTGAGATGAAGGGTCGACTCCGCCTCTTCAAGAAGAATTGTCTCGTCTGCAGTTTCCCGCACAATTGCACTGACTTTCTCAGCAGGGACAACGGCCTCTCCCTCTTCTGTAATCTCCACCTGCCCGATCTGGCAGACAATTCCCACTTCCAGGTCGGTCGCCGACAAAAAGACCCTGCCTTTATCGGTACGGATTCGGACACACTGAAGAATCGGCTTAGGGGTGCTTCGAGGAATAACGGTTCCTGCCAGCGATAACGCTTCCTGAAAAGCCAGACGATTCAGATTCAGTTTCATCGTTTTCCCCTGCAAAAAACCCTTTTTTTATCTTTTGACACATTCCGCATAATGTACCCGAAAGGATGGGTTTTGCAACTGGATTTTGAACCGCAGAGGAATCTTTGTTTTAACCAAAAAACAGAAGAATCTTTCCTATGTAAATAGGAGAATTCTTTTTATTTTTCTTGTTGTCATATGAGATGTGAAAAAGTTGCATGTTTAGACAAGAGTGTATTCTAACCCCTTTTTTGCAAACAAGTTATTGAAGTAATTTATTCAAAAGATCTTGTGGATAACCTGTAACAAAATCTGTTTGATGTGTAAGGGAATCTGTTGAGAAAGAAGGGATGATAAAATAGAGAACCTCTCTTCTTTGATGGCCTCACAGTTCTCACATTTATTCTAACAAGTTGTTCACAAGTCTCAGCGGTTTTTTTTGGATGTTCGCCAATCGTAAGCACGATAAAGGAGGGCGAGTTCAGATTTTTTCTTATCCAGATTCTCCTGAAGTGTCTTAAAAGAATCTTTATTGCGGTACGTATCCTCTTTGCCGTATTGAAG
The sequence above is drawn from the Anaerohalosphaeraceae bacterium genome and encodes:
- the dnaN gene encoding DNA polymerase III subunit beta; the protein is MKLNLNRLAFQEALSLAGTVIPRSTPKPILQCVRIRTDKGRVFLSATDLEVGIVCQIGQVEITEEGEAVVPAEKVSAIVRETADETILLEEAESTLHLTASDSKYTIYGHDSRQYPSVPEFPGKADLEVPLALLKESIQQTLFAAAKESTRYALNGVLWEIAGKKLNLVATDGRRLARSVIALQKAAKSPDGKIIVPSKTMALLERLPSDAESVVAVSFGDNRISASCASVTLSSTLVEGNFPKYEDIIPKDYEKKVVLNTASALSAVKRAALLSSEDSKGIKISLQKGKMLFSSRAPETGDAQIEMAVEYDGPSIEIGFNPQFLLDAIRVLSADTFELHLGEPDRPGLIKSGSNFLYIVMPVNL